One Glycine max cultivar Williams 82 chromosome 6, Glycine_max_v4.0, whole genome shotgun sequence DNA segment encodes these proteins:
- the LOC100789385 gene encoding probable manganese-transporting ATPase PDR2 gives MSSFHVGGKVVDRVDLLRKKQWPWRLDVWPFAILYGAWLSAILPSLDFVDAAIVFGALVSLHILVFLFTGWSVDFKCFAHYSKVKNIDQADSCKITPAKFSGAKEVVPLHSRKSSAGSSSAVDLEENYFDFRKQCFVYSKEKGTFCKLSYPTKETFGYYLKCSGHGSEAKVLAATEKWGRNVFDYPQPTFQKLMKEHCMEPFFVFQVFCVGLWCLDEYWYYSLFTLFMLFMFESTMAKSRLKTLTELRRVRVDSQILMVHRCGKWVKLSGTELLPGDVVSIGRSSGQNGEEKSVPADMLLLAGSVIVNEAILTGESTPQWKISIAGRGMEETLSARQDKNHVLFGGTKILQHTPDKSFPLKTPDGGCLAVILRTGFETSQGKLMRTILFSTERVTANSWESGFFILFLVVFALIAAGYVLVKGLEDPTRSKYKLILSCSLIVTSVIPPELPMELSIAVNTSLIALARRGIFCTEPFRIPFAGKVDICCFDKTGTLTSDDMEFSGIVGLNGTTDLESDTSKVPLRTVEILASCHALVFVENKLVGDPLEKAALKGIDWSYKSDDKAVPKKGNGHPVQIVHRYHFASHLKRMAVVVRIQEEFFAFVKGAPEVIQDRLVDIPPSYVETYKKYTRQGSRVLALAYKSLADMTVSEARSLDRGIVESGLTFAGFVVFNCPIRSDSATVLAELKESSHDLVMITGDQALTACHVASQVHIISKPTLILGPAQNGEGYNWMSPDETENIRYSEKEVESLSETHDLCIGGDCIEMLQQTSAHLRVIPYVKVFARVAPEQKELIMTTFKMVGRLTLMCGDGTNDVGALKQAHVGIALLNALPPTQSGNSSSDSSKEEGSKSGKQKKSKPAADTSGKTAGEGTSKAKVASKSDSASHSSGNRHQAAVEMQRQKLKKMMDELNEEGDGRAPIVKLGDASMASPFTAKHASVAPTTDIIRQGRSTLVTTLQMFKILGLNCLATAYVLSVMYLDGVKLGDIQATISGIFTAAFFLFISHARPLPTLSAERPHPNIFCAYVFLSLLGQFSIHLLFLISSVKEAEKHMPDECIEPDADFHPNLVNTVSYMVSMMLQVATFAVNYMGHPFNQSISENRPFRYALVAAVVFFTVITSDLFRDLNDWLKLVPLPVGLRDKLLLWAFLMFLVCYSWERLLRWAFPGKIPAWKKRQRLAVSNLEKKQV, from the exons ATGTCGAGTTTCCACGTCGGCGGCAAGGTCGTGGACCGAGTCGATTTGCTGAGGAAGAAGCAATGGCCATGGCGCCTCGACGTTTGGCCCTTCGCTATCCTCTATGGCGCGTGGCTTTCCGCGATTCTTCCCAGCCTCGACTTCGTCGACGCCGCCATTGTCTTCGGCGCGCTCGTCTCGCTTCACATCCTCGTTTTTCTCTTCACCGGTTGGTCCGTTGATTTCAAATGCTTTGCCCATTATAGCAAG GTTAAGAATATTGATCAGGCAGATTCGTGCAAGATTACTCCGGCGAAGTTCTCCGGTGCAAAAGAAGTTGTGCCGCTTCATTCACGGAAAAGT TCTGCAGGTTCTTCATCAGCGGTGGATTTGGAAGAGAACTACTTCGATTTTAGAAAGCAATGTTTTGTGTATTCAAAGGAGAAGGGGACTTTTTGCAAGCTTTCCTACCCTACCAAAGAAACATTTGGATATTATCTGAAGTGTAGTGGCCATGGCTCTGAAGCTAAAGTTCTCGCTGCTACTGAGAAATGGGGGCGGAATGT ATTTGATTATCCTCAGCCAACATTTCAGAAATTGATGAAAGAGCACTGCATGGAGCCTTTTTTCGTATTTCAG GTTTTCTGTGTGGGTCTCTGGTGTTTGGATGAATATTGGTATTACAGTTTGTTCACTCTATTTATGCTGTTTATGTTTGAGTCAACCATGGCAAAAAGTCGGTTGAAAACTCTAACTGAGTTAAGACGTGTTAGAGTGGATAGTCAGATCCTAATGGTACATCGCTGTGGCAA GTGGGTAAAACTCTCTGGTACAGAGCTTTTGCCTGGGGATGTTGTCTCCATAGGTCGCTCTTCTGGTCAGAATGGGGAGGAGAAGTCTGTACCAGCAGACATGCTTCTATTGGCTGGAAGTGTGATTGTGAATGAAGCTATTCTGACAGGCGAGTCTACCCCTCAATGGAAG ATTTCAATCGCGGGTAGGGGGATGGAGGAGACATTGTCAGCAAGGCAAGATAAAAACCATGTGTTATTTGGTGGAACAAAAATATTGCAGCACACTCCAGATAAG AGTTTTCCTCTAAAAACACCTGATGGTGGCTGCTTGGCTGTTATCTTGAGAACGGGGTTTGAAACAAGTCAAGGAAAGTTGATGCGAACAATCTTATTCTCTACAGAAAGG GTGACTGCTAATAGCTGGGAAAGTGGATTCTTCATTTTATTCCTGGTTGTATTTGCTCTTATTGCTGCTGGTTATGTGCTTGTTAAG GGGCTAGAAGATCCCACAAGGAGCAAGTATAAACTTATACTAAGTTGTTCACTTATTGTTACTTCTGTGATTCCTCCTGAGTTACCAATGGAATTATCAATAGCTGTTAATACTTCCCTGATTGCACTGGCACGGCGTGGCATTTTTTGCACAGAGCCTTTTCGAATACCATTTGCTGGAAAG GTTGATATATGCTGTTTTGACAAGACAGGGACACTTACTTCTGATGACATG gaattttctggaattgttGGGTTGAATGGAACTACAGATTTGGAATCTGATACGAGTAAAGTGCCTCTGCGAACTGTAGAAATCCTGGCTTCTTGCCATGCATTGGTATTTGTTGAGAATAAGCTG GTTGGTGATCCTCTTGAGAAGGCTGCACTTAAGGGAATTGACTGGAGTTATAAATCTGATGACAAGGCTGTTCCAAAAAA GGGAAATGGCCATCCTGTCCAAATTGTTCATCGGTACCATTTTGCATCTCACTTAAAACGAATGGCAGTTGTTGTTCGCATTCAGGAGGAATTTTTCGCCTTTGTGAAG GGTGCCCCAGAAGTTATACAAGATAGGCTCGTTGATATACCGCCATCATATGTTGAGACCTACAAAAAATACACACGTCAAGGGTCTCGTGTTCTTGCTCTGGCTTACAAGTCTCTTGCTGACATGACA GTCAGTGAAGCTAGAAGCTTGGATAGGGGTATAGTGGAGAGTGGACTTACTTTTGCGGGTTTTGTG GTATTTAATTGTCCCATAAGATCAGATTCAGCCACTGTTTTAGCTGAATTGAAAGAATCCTCGCACGACTTA GTGATGATTACTGGTGACCAAGCGTTGACAGCTTGCCATGTTGCTAGCCAAGTTCATATTATATCAAAACCTACATTAATCCTTGGCCCGGCACAAAATGGTGAGGGATATAATTGGATGTCCCCTGATGAGACTGAAAACATTCGCTACAG TGAGAAAGAGGTCGAGTCTTTATCAGAGACTCATGATCTCTGTATTGGAGGTGATTGCATTGAGATGTTGCAACAGACATCAGCTCATCTTCGGGTCATTCCCTATGTGAAG GTTTTTGCTAGAGTTGCCCCCGAGCAAAAAGAACTTATCATGACCACTTTCAAAATGGTGGGACGGTTAACTTTGATGTGTGGGGATGGTACCAATGATGTTGGAGCTTTGAAACAG GCCCATGTAGGAATTGCTCTTCTGAATGCATTGCCTCCAACTCAAAGTGGAAACTCCTCTTCAGATTCGTCTAAGGAAGAAGGTTCAAAATCTGGCAAGCAAAAGAAATCTAAACCTGCAGCGGACACATCTGGGAAGACTGCTGGTGAAGGCACTTCAAAAGCCAAAGTTGCTTCAAAATCAGATTCCGCTAGTCACTCATCTGGTAACCGTCATCAGGCAGCCGTTGAGATGCAACGGCAGAAGCTTAAAAAGATGATGGACGAGCTTAATGAGGAAGGAGATGGTCGTGCACCCATTGTCAAGCTTGGTGATGCCTCAATGGCATCTCCATTCACTGCTAAGCATGCATCTGTTGCTCCCACCACTGACATAATTCGTCAAGGTCGGAGTACCCTAGTGACAACCCTCCAGATGTTTAAAATTCTGGGTCTCAACTGTCTTGCTACTGCATATGTGTTGAGTGTTATGTATCTGGATGGTGTCAAGCTAGGTGACATACAAGCCACAATAAGTGGTATCTTCACTGCTGCATTTTTCCTCTTTATCTCACATGCACGCCCTCTTCCCACTCTTTCTGCTGAACGTCCTCACCCCAACATCTTCTGTGCTTATGTTTTCCTTTCCCTCTTGGGACAATTTTCTATTCACCTGCTTTTCCTGATCTCATCTGTGAAAGAAGCTGAAAAACACATGCCAGATGAATGCATTGAACCTGATGCAGATTTTCATCCCAACCTGGTGAATACTGTTTCCTATATGGTGAGCATGATGCTTCAGGTGGCCACATTTGCTGTGAACTATATGGGTCATCCCTTCAACCAGAGTATTTCTGAAAACAGGCCGTTCCGGTATGCacttgttgctgctgttgtttTCTTTACTGTGATCACATCAGATCTATTCAGGGACTTGAATGACTGGTTGAAGTTAGTGCCATTGCCTGTGGGATTAAGGGATAAACTATTACTTTGGGCGTTTCTAATGTTTTTGGTTTGCTATTCGTGGGAGAGACTGTTGAGGTGGGCCTTCCCTGGTAAGATCCCAGCTTGGAAGAAGCGACAACGGCTTGCTGTATCTAATTTAGAAAAGAAACAGGTCTAA